The sequence TCCAGACAACCTTCTTCGCTTCTTCATATGCTCTCTCCTTGGTTTCTCTGTCTTTAACTAGATCAACCCCTATCATAAGACCCTTTCCTCTCACATCGCCTATTAGTTCGTGCTCTTCTTTCATCTTCTCCAGTCTCCTCATGGTGTAATCCCCAAGCTTTTCCGCCCTCTTTAAGAGATCCTTTTCCTCTATCTCCTCAATGACAGCAAGTGCTGCTCTGCTCGCAACAGGGTTTCCAATCAAGGTAAAGGCGTGACCAAGAGGTGGAAGAGCATCCATAATTTCGCTCTTTCCGATTACGGCACTTATCGGTAAGCCTCCCCCAAGGGGCTTTGCCACTGTTATTATGTCCGGCGTAACTCCGAAGTGCTCTATGGCAAACCATTTTCCAGTTCTTCCAATGCCGCTCTGGATTTCATCAACTATAAGAAGAATTCCATGCTCGTCAAGGATTTTCTTGACCTTTCTAAAGTAGTCCTCTGGAGGCACAATCATTCCGGCATCTCCTTGAATTGGTTCGGCAAACAAGGCAGCAACACCATCCGCGTACACTTCACCCTCAAACTTCATCTTAATGTATTCAATGCATTCCCTCTTACAAGACCCTCTTTCTTTTCCAAACGGACATCTGTAGCAGTCCGGATAGGGAATATAGTGGACGTCGCTAAGCTCGCCTACCAAAGCCCTGACATGAAAATCCAAGCCGGTTATACTGGCTGCACCATATGTGGAGCCGTAGTAACTCTTAAGGTAACTAAGAATGGTTCTTCTTTTAGTGTAAGCCCGGGCAAACTTTATTGCCCCATCGTTTGCATCACTCCCGCTTAACCCAAAGGCTATCTTCGGTTCTTCAATGGGTGAAATCTCGGCAAGCTTTTCTGCAAGCAAGAGGGGCTCCGCTGTAAAACCATAGATAAATGTGAAATGGATTAGCCTTTCAGCCTGTTCTTTTATGGCCCTAACGACCCTTTCGTTGTTGTGGCCAACGTTCTGAACGGCGGCATCGCTCAAAAAGTCTATGTATTCTCTCCCTTCGATATCCCATACTTTTGCGTTTTTTGCCTTATGGGCGACTATCGGAGCATAGGTTACTCTAGAAGCCTTTGGGAAGATTTTAGAGTATTGCGTTATTATATCTTCCTTTCTCAACTTTCTCACCACTTTAAATAATGCGTTTGAAATTAATAGAATTTTTGGTTAAATTTTGCGCATTCTGACAAAAATGGCAAAAAGCATTTAAAATTCAGTAGTAGAATATTTAAACAAAGTACGAATCTGGTGGTCAAAATGAAGATGGATGAAATAGACAGAAATATCCTAAGGCTGTTGCAAGAAGATGGGAGGATGAGCTATTCAGAAATAGCAAGGAGAATAGGAATACCAGAATCAACTGTGAGGCTTAGGGTCAAGAGACTTATCGAAGAGGGAATAATACGAAAGTTTGCCGCCCTAATAAACCCCTTCAAAGCGGGTTACACCATAGTGGCATTCATAGCAGTTGATATCGAGCCCAACAAAATCAAAACGGCCGTTGAAGAGCTCTCCAAACTTCCAGAGGTTGATGTTTTGGGGATAGCTACCGGAGCACACGATGTTCTCATGCAGGTTACCGTGAGAGACCTCCAAGAACTGGAAAGCTTTCTAATAGAAAAGCTTGGAAAAATTGACGGGATAAAGAGCACGGAAACCTCAATCCTAACAAGCGTTAAAAAATGGGGATACGCAAGGGTATTTTAGCGATTTCTCTTTGATCCCTTTAATATTGAAATTCTTCTCTTCGTCTCCTGCACCGCTTTTACTCTCTTTTCAGCTTTTCCTTGCTTCATGGCTTCAACTTCCTCTTTAAATGCCCACTTGAGCAGAGGTGGAGTTATTAAGACGGAGATAGTTATGAAAATTAGCGTCGCCGCAATGAACTTTGGAGCGTCGCTTTCGGGAATTGCACCTCCCTGAATTGCCACCATAAGGTCAACAAGTGCAACTTCCGTCCTTGGAATTGAACCAATACCCATTTGGAGGGCTTTTTTGGCGCTCCACCCCATAATCATTGCCCCAACTCCTCTGCCGAGGACCTTTCCAACGACGGCAATTATAGTTAAGACCGTTGCAAGGGAAAGGGCTTCAACGCTGGCAAAAACCCTTAAATCGAGCATTGCCCCAGTGTACACAAAGAATACGGGAACCAAAAACCCATAGGCTATTGCTCTTACATCCTCCATTATTCTCTTACCCTCAGGAAGTTTTGAGAGAACAAGACCAGCCATAAAGGCACCCTCTATAGCGGCATCAAACCAGTGTTCAGCCAGAGCAGAGAACAGAAACATCAGAGCAAGCACCATTCCCAGAACACCTTTCTCAACGTGAAGCCATTCTGAAAAGCGGATGTATTTTTCTATTGTATACCACGCAACCAAACCTGTAATGATGAAAAAGATTGCCATTTTACTTATTAGCCCCAAAATACTTCCAGTGCCGACCGCGAATATGACTAGTGCTATTCCAAGGAAATCGTCCATAACACTGGCACTCAGGGAAGCGGCACCAACGTCGCTCCTCAAAACTCCGAGGTCCATCATAACCCTTACGGTAATCCCTATGCTTGTTGCCGTCAATAAAACACCACCGGCAAAGGCTTCCCTAGAAGGATAACCCATCAGCTTGAGCCCAAAGTACCCAAGAACCAAAGGGACAAAAACGCCCAGGAGAGTAGAAACAGTCGCCACCGCACCGGTTTTTTTGAGCATTTCAACATCTGTGTCAAGACCACCCAAGAAGAGCAAGAAGATTATCCCCAAACGAGCCAAAAACTCAAATGTCTCATTTGAATGCAAAGTAAGGTATTCTGGACTTACTAAGCCAAAATATATCAAATTTCCCAAAATCATACCCATCAGTATCTCTCCCAGTACACCGGGAAGTTCAAAGCGCTCCATTAGGTGATCTCCAAGCTTTCCAAAGATAAGTGCTACTCCGAGGGTGAAGAGGATCCATTCTGGAGCCATTGCACACCACCCACCTTCATGAGTCTTAAGAACTCGTCAATGAGCAACCTCAGGCTTATTTCTCCCCTCAAAATGTTGTTTTCATCGACAATAGCTAAGATCTGTACTCTGTACCTCCTCATTTTCGTTAATGCATCCAAGACAGTGGCATCTTCGTCTATTGTCATTACATTACGCTCCATTACGTCGGATGCTTTTTCTGCTCCTCCCAAAATGGACTTGAAAACCGTGCTTATGTTGCCAAGCCTCGCCTTTGTGTTCTCCGGAGGGAGAAGAATGCATATAACATCAAGGTATCTGATGACTCCTTCAAGCTTCATCTCCTTTTTATTGTTCACAACCCATACGTGATGCCTCGTCCTGAGCAGCTTAAGAACATCTATGATGGGAGAATCAACTGTGACAATTGGCATTGAAGCTACTGACGGCATTATATTCTTCAGCTTCATTGAATAAAAAGTCTGGAGAGCCCTCTCGACGTCATTCATGCTCTCACCACCAATAGCTTGTGTTGGAAGTCCTTAAAAAGCTACGTGCCAAAAAATCTACATTCCTAAACATTTATAATCCATAAAGCATACCCTTGAATCAGGTGAGAGGTTAATGAAAAAAGTTCTGGGAGCGCTACTACTTGCACTCATAGTGCTCACCAGCATGTGCATATCAAATAATAACTCATCTACCTCATCGACTTCATCGACTACATCATCTTCCAGCACGACAACAGAGACTTTTACACTTGATAAAGCAAAGTTCCACTTCTATATGTATGGAGCGGCAACGTGCCCCCACTGTAGAAAAATGAAAGAAGAGATTCCAAAGTTCTTTGGGAAAGATGCTTTAACGTACTACGAATTACAAGGTAATGAGCACAACATGAATATGTTTGAGCAGCTATACCAAATACTTGGAGTGACCGGTGTCCCGGTAATAGGCATTTTCTACGACGGAAAGCTCTATGCAATAGTCAACGGAGAATTTCCACTCGAATACGCGGATGACCTCGTGGAAGAAGCCAAAAAAGCCAATGGCGTGCTCTTTATAACTGACAAAACGTACCTCATCCCGGAAAACAAGACCGAAATTATTAATAAGCTTGAATATATCTTCACAAATGGTGAGCCGAGTGAAGTCTGAAATCAAGGTTCTTCTTTTAGTAATCTTATCTTCAATTGGATTAACGGCCGGCATACTATCACTTCTCGGCTTAAGAAATTTAATTTACCCCCTTCTCGCGCTGGCTGGTGCGGATTCAATAAACCCCTGTACGTTTGTCATTTATACGATGCTTCTCATAGCCCTCTCACTTAAGGAAAACATCTCCAAAAGGAGAATTTATGCTGTTGGACTGGCCTTTGTTGCTGCAATTTACATCTCCTACTACCTTCTTGGAGTGGGATTGGTGGTACTCACCAAGACAATTCCAGTATGGGTTGCGGGAGTAGTTTCAATAGCTTTTGGGGCTTATACCTTTATAACCGGCTACATGGAAAAAAGCAGGATAGCAAAGAAAAAAGAAGTAAGAAAAAACATATTCAGCAGGGAAGCAACCATTTTAGGGGCATTCTCACTCGGCGTTATAGTATCGTTCACCCTCTTGCCATGTTCCTCGGGAACTTATCTGGCATACGCGATCCTCATATCCAAAGTGGGCAGGGCATTAACGTTAATCCTTCTAGCACTTTACAATGTCATCTTCATCCTTCCGCTGCTTATAATCCTCTTAACAGTTGGAAGCATAACAGAGAGCAAATCAATCTCACAAAAGATAGTCCAAAAGTCTAGAGAGCTTTCAATGATTGCCGGGGTACTGTTGATACTTCTTGGAATATACGTTATTCTTGGAATGTAGGAAAGCTTAAATTTTTCAAATGCAAAATTTATTTGGTGTTTACATGCAGAAATGGTATCAATCACGAGCCCTCTATGAAACCGTTTCAAAGCTCATAGAGAGGGGCGACTTTGAAAACGCATTTCAAATTGCAGAGTCAATCCCTGACAAAGGAATAAGGGCAAAGTCAATGTCAATGGTTACGGTGGAAATGGCAAAGCAGGGAAGGGACTACAGCGAAGCCCTTAACAGAACAATAGGTGCCATACTCGAAATTGAGAACGATGAAAGCGTTACCAAAGCCCTCATGAGCTTAGCTTTTGAATTTCTTGAACTTAACCACATAGACGAAGCCCTAAAAATAGCCGAATTTATAAAAGACGTATCCAACAGGTCAAAAATACAGGCGGAGGTAGCATTAACTCTCGCAAGGCAGGGAAAAATTCAGGAAGCATTTAAGATTATTAACGATATTCTCGATGACGATGTCAAAACATGGGCAACTTCAAAGCTCGCATCCGAATTAAAGCATTGACATCCTTCTGATTATTTTTGCATTTCTTTTTCTGAAAATACACCCGCAATAGTTCATAATCTTTTTTAAAACCATGCTGTTTTAGCCTTTGTGCAAAAGAATGAGTGAGGTGATAAAATGAAGGAACTCGTGGGGCTTATAGGTATGCTTCTTCTCGTGAGTTCCTGGATTCCTCAAACGTTGGAGACAATAAGAAATAAGAAATGTCCCTTAAATCTGGAATTTGTGTTGGTTTATATTGTTGGCTCGACACTACTTGCGATTTACTCATACCTAATAGGAGACTGGGTATTTCTAACCCTGAACTCCCTAGCAGCCCTGCAGAGTGGGGTCAACCTCTATGTCAAGCTAAGATACAAGTGATCACCTTCTTTCATAAAGGCCAACCAGCTCGCCGAATTGGATTATATGCCCTTCCATTGCTTTTTCTAACTCCTTTTTGCTCGCTCCGGGACCCGTTGCAACGGATATGATAAACGAAGAGATGAGAGAAAGGCTAAGAAAGCTCTCATTAACCGGGAAAATCGCCAAGCCAGAAGATATAGCCCACGCAGTAGTCTTTCTTCTCGAAAACGACCATATAACCGGCGAAGTAGTAGACGTTAACGGAGGCCGCCTGATGGATTAAGTTTTTATTTGAGATTTTCAACTTTTCTTTTATGAAAGTCCTCTGGGAAAAAGAAATACCCGCAAAGGGTATTGTTGTCTCACCAAGACCCGTATGGAAGTGCCGGAGCTGTCCGGCTTATGGAAAAAGCCCTTCCTGCCCACCCTATGCCCCTTCATGGATGGAAGCAAAGGAGCTGATAAAACACTACAAAAGAGCCCTTTTGATAAAATTTGAAATCGATTTCGAGGATTTTGAAAATGAAAAGAGGAAGGCATTGGAATACATTCTAAAGAAAGAAGATGAGCTATTTAAAAACGGAAACTTCTACACACTAGCGTTGTTCCCGGGAAACTGCAACCTTTGTGAAGAATGCGAATTTGAAAAAAGCGGAAACTGCAGAATGCCCAACAAGGTCAGACCCTCAATAGATGCTGTTGGCATAGAGCTCTCAAAGATAGTTGAGCTCAACTTCTCCGAAAGTGTTTTGTACGGCCTGATACTTATAGATTAAAGTGAAGCCTATGAAAGCCTACGTTACGATGCTCGGAAGGTCGACATGGGCCATGATAAATGCCTATTATGCAGTTGTTATGAAGAACTACCGGCCTGACAAAATTTTCATCTTTCTTGAGGACATCTATACTAAAAAGCTCCCAAAAGCAGTCGAAGCACTAAAAATAATCTCCAACGAATACGGCTTTTCTCCTGAGATAGAGTGGATAATAATTGAGGAAGACAACTTTCTCGAAGCTGATGAGAAGATAGGAGAACTCCTCAAAAAGCTGAAGAAAGAAGGCTACGAGGTATCGGTGGACATAACCTCTGGAAGAAAAGCCTTGGTAGCGGGAGCCGCCATCCATGCACTTCCATTGGAAGTCGAGCACCTATTCTACCTTTCACTTAGGGACCTCGAATATGCAAACCGGCCGTACATGATGATTCCCCTGCACATCCAGAGGCTAAAGGACTTTATGGAGGGCAGAAGATGGAAAAAATTATAGAAAAGCCGGAGCTCCAGATACTGATCAACTTAATCCAGATGAGAGACAAAATCCGCGTTAGTGCTCCCCTTTACAACATGCCACTTCTCGAAGCGTATCCTTACAAAGATGGATACAGAGTAAGGGCACTAGCCAAGGAAGAGGACTTTCACAAAGTGCTCCATGGGAAAGAGAGATACCTCTACGATCTTCCCACATACAGAGACTATTACGAGTGTTTCCTTTCCAGTGGAATAATAAACTACGCCAACATAGACGAGTTCCAAAAGAAGCTTGAAGCATATAAAAGCCTCACAAGAAGGATAATCTTTGCCCCAGATACCAACCTTTTATACCACGCGTTTCTGTCTAAGCTCAGGGGAGTGACGGGAATCCAGATAGCGATAGTTGATTTGGTTAAGAAGGAAATCGAGAATTCAATGAACTTCAAATACAAGCATACGCACTTAAGAGAGCTGAGAAATATCCTCCACAATTCACACCTACTCCAAGAATTCAGCAACAGGAGAATGAAAAAATCAAGGAAAGCTGCCTACATAGCCCTAAGAGAATACGAAAAGCTAAAAGACAAAATAATAGAGGTGGAAAGCATCAAAGAAAAAGCAAACACCAACGACGAGCTGATAATAAAAACTCTGAAGGAATTCGACAAAAACACGCCAGCACTTGTTGTTCTCTTAACGGCAGACATAGCGATGACTGACATAGCGGAAATCGAGG comes from Thermococcus aggregans and encodes:
- a CDS encoding PIN domain-containing protein, which codes for MEKIIEKPELQILINLIQMRDKIRVSAPLYNMPLLEAYPYKDGYRVRALAKEEDFHKVLHGKERYLYDLPTYRDYYECFLSSGIINYANIDEFQKKLEAYKSLTRRIIFAPDTNLLYHAFLSKLRGVTGIQIAIVDLVKKEIENSMNFKYKHTHLRELRNILHNSHLLQEFSNRRMKKSRKAAYIALREYEKLKDKIIEVESIKEKANTNDELIIKTLKEFDKNTPALVVLLTADIAMTDIAEIEGVEYFLFEYPHKELSEHYASGYQLRTLIFNLAAVFGVIEMNNVLIFGEFRGKTELNELKLVFKKDLHQEFCFHWKLCKKLMELEIEK
- a CDS encoding Lrp/AsnC family transcriptional regulator yields the protein MKMDEIDRNILRLLQEDGRMSYSEIARRIGIPESTVRLRVKRLIEEGIIRKFAALINPFKAGYTIVAFIAVDIEPNKIKTAVEELSKLPEVDVLGIATGAHDVLMQVTVRDLQELESFLIEKLGKIDGIKSTETSILTSVKKWGYARVF
- a CDS encoding cation:proton antiporter; the encoded protein is MAPEWILFTLGVALIFGKLGDHLMERFELPGVLGEILMGMILGNLIYFGLVSPEYLTLHSNETFEFLARLGIIFLLFLGGLDTDVEMLKKTGAVATVSTLLGVFVPLVLGYFGLKLMGYPSREAFAGGVLLTATSIGITVRVMMDLGVLRSDVGAASLSASVMDDFLGIALVIFAVGTGSILGLISKMAIFFIITGLVAWYTIEKYIRFSEWLHVEKGVLGMVLALMFLFSALAEHWFDAAIEGAFMAGLVLSKLPEGKRIMEDVRAIAYGFLVPVFFVYTGAMLDLRVFASVEALSLATVLTIIAVVGKVLGRGVGAMIMGWSAKKALQMGIGSIPRTEVALVDLMVAIQGGAIPESDAPKFIAATLIFITISVLITPPLLKWAFKEEVEAMKQGKAEKRVKAVQETKRRISILKGSKRNR
- a CDS encoding leucine/methionine racemase, with amino-acid sequence MRKEDIITQYSKIFPKASRVTYAPIVAHKAKNAKVWDIEGREYIDFLSDAAVQNVGHNNERVVRAIKEQAERLIHFTFIYGFTAEPLLLAEKLAEISPIEEPKIAFGLSGSDANDGAIKFARAYTKRRTILSYLKSYYGSTYGAASITGLDFHVRALVGELSDVHYIPYPDCYRCPFGKERGSCKRECIEYIKMKFEGEVYADGVAALFAEPIQGDAGMIVPPEDYFRKVKKILDEHGILLIVDEIQSGIGRTGKWFAIEHFGVTPDIITVAKPLGGGLPISAVIGKSEIMDALPPLGHAFTLIGNPVASRAALAVIEEIEEKDLLKRAEKLGDYTMRRLEKMKEEHELIGDVRGKGLMIGVDLVKDRETKERAYEEAKKVVWRAYELGLIVAFLQGNVLRIQPPLTIEKETLDEGLDRLEKAIADVEEGKVGNEALKFVQGW
- a CDS encoding DUF2284 domain-containing protein gives rise to the protein MKVLWEKEIPAKGIVVSPRPVWKCRSCPAYGKSPSCPPYAPSWMEAKELIKHYKRALLIKFEIDFEDFENEKRKALEYILKKEDELFKNGNFYTLALFPGNCNLCEECEFEKSGNCRMPNKVRPSIDAVGIELSKIVELNFSESVLYGLILID
- a CDS encoding CBS domain-containing protein gives rise to the protein MNDVERALQTFYSMKLKNIMPSVASMPIVTVDSPIIDVLKLLRTRHHVWVVNNKKEMKLEGVIRYLDVICILLPPENTKARLGNISTVFKSILGGAEKASDVMERNVMTIDEDATVLDALTKMRRYRVQILAIVDENNILRGEISLRLLIDEFLRLMKVGGVQWLQNGSSSPSE
- a CDS encoding cytochrome c biogenesis protein CcdA, with the protein product MKSEIKVLLLVILSSIGLTAGILSLLGLRNLIYPLLALAGADSINPCTFVIYTMLLIALSLKENISKRRIYAVGLAFVAAIYISYYLLGVGLVVLTKTIPVWVAGVVSIAFGAYTFITGYMEKSRIAKKKEVRKNIFSREATILGAFSLGVIVSFTLLPCSSGTYLAYAILISKVGRALTLILLALYNVIFILPLLIILLTVGSITESKSISQKIVQKSRELSMIAGVLLILLGIYVILGM
- a CDS encoding thioredoxin family protein, translated to MKKVLGALLLALIVLTSMCISNNNSSTSSTSSTTSSSSTTTETFTLDKAKFHFYMYGAATCPHCRKMKEEIPKFFGKDALTYYELQGNEHNMNMFEQLYQILGVTGVPVIGIFYDGKLYAIVNGEFPLEYADDLVEEAKKANGVLFITDKTYLIPENKTEIINKLEYIFTNGEPSEV
- a CDS encoding lipid-A-disaccharide synthase N-terminal domain-containing protein, with protein sequence MKELVGLIGMLLLVSSWIPQTLETIRNKKCPLNLEFVLVYIVGSTLLAIYSYLIGDWVFLTLNSLAALQSGVNLYVKLRYK